From one Lolium rigidum isolate FL_2022 chromosome 4, APGP_CSIRO_Lrig_0.1, whole genome shotgun sequence genomic stretch:
- the LOC124705700 gene encoding uncharacterized protein LOC124705700 — protein sequence MEVEAFPIGFTKGIRSHWRRRKYQRLENGDGGTRTKSTQRLGGGARRSGGWRVRLRGLILRRVRVVRALVALPGRLLCRLRDAYVGGMLAVARKAAVTAGPSDGMCTKRVPRRKHQKLLLPGAAAAAQGPSEFEKRLVLEIYKSIVASKELTTMLHSSTAHLPTNAA from the coding sequence ATGGAGGTGGAGGCGTTCCCGATAGGGTTCACCAAGGGCATCCGCTCCCACTGGCGCCGCCGCAAGTACCAGCGCCTGGAGAACGGCGACGGCGGCACCAGGACCAAGAGCACGCAgcgcctcggcggcggcgcgcggcgttcCGGCGGGTGGCGCGTGCGGCTGCGCGGTCTGATTCTGCGCCGTGTGCGCGTCGTCCGGGCGCTCGTCGCGTTGCCCGGGCGGCTGCTGTGCCGGCTGCGGGACGCGTACGTGGGCGGCATGCTCGCTGTGGCCAGGAAGGCAGCGGTCACGGCGGGGCCTAGCGACGGGATGTGCACGAAGCGGGTGCCAAGGCGGAAGCACCAGAAGCTGCTGCttcccggggcggcggcggcggcgcagggccCGTCGGAGTTCGAGAAGCGACTGGTCTTGGAGATCTACAAGTCCATCGTCGCCtccaaggagctcaccaccatgcTCCACTCCTCCACCGCGCACCTCCCCACAAACGCAGCATGA